TACGCGCCGGATCCACCGCCGACCCCGCGGAGATCCAGCGCTTCTGCGCCGAGCAGCTCGCCAAGTTCAAGGTGCCCGCCTCGGTGGTGTTCGCCGACACGCTCCCCCGCAACCCGACCGGCAAGCTGTTGAAACCCCAGCTCCGGGAGCGATACGGATGAGCGCCCGCGTGTTCATCGCCGACCTCGGGATGTACGTGCCCGAGCGGTTCGAGTCGGCCGCCGAGATCTCGGGTGCCAGCGGCATCCCCGAGCAGGTGCTCATCGAGAAGTTCGGGCTCGCCGGCAAGCACCGCGCACGCCCCGACGAGCACGTCTCCGAGATGTGCGTCTCGGCCGCCCGCGCGGTCGTCGAGCGCAACGGCGCCGACTCGATCGACGCGGTGATGTACTTCGGGTCGCACTGGAAGGACCACATGGTCTGGCAGGTCGCGCCTGCGGTCCAGGAGGCGCTCGGGATCGACGGGTTCGCGTTCGAGGCGATCAACTCCAGCGCCGGCGCGCCGGTCGCGCTGAAGATCGCGCGGGACATGCTCGTAGCCGATGAATCGCTTCGGTCGATCCTGATGGTCGCCGCCTCGCGCGAGTCGGGGATCATCGACTACACCAACCCGCGTTCGCGCTTCGCGTACAACTTCGGGGATGGAGCCGTGGCCGCACTGCTGCGCCGCGATCACGGCAACGGCGAGATCCTGGCCTCGTCGCTCATGTCCGACGGGTCGTTCGCCTACCACGTCCACGTCCCGGCAGGCGGCAGCGCCCACCCCGCCGGCCACGAGACCGTGGACGCTGGGATGCACTTCCTCGACGTGATCGACGGCGTGGAGATGAAGCGCCGCCTCGACCCGATCACGATCAAGCGTTTCGTCGAGGTCGCGCGCGACGCCGTCGAGCGCAGCGGGCACGATCTCGCCGACCTGGACTGGTTCCTCCCGATCCACATGAAGCGCTCGATCCACGACGCGCTCTGCGCCGAGCTCGGCGTCGCCTTCGAGCGGTCGGTCTACCTCGACCATCACGGGCACATGAGCGCGGTCGACCCGCTGCTGTCGCTGTGCATGCTGCGCGACCAGGGCCGGCTCGCGGACGGCGACCTGATCTTGCTCCTCGCCGCCGGGACCGGGTACACGTGGGGAGCGACGATGGTCCGCTGGGGACGCTCGTAGAGGGGGTTCCACGATGGCGATGATGGAGACACCGCTCAACGCTTGGATGATGTTCGCGCATGCGCCGACCCACTACGCCGACACCGAGGTCGTGACCAAGACCGGCCCCGACGAGCTCCACCGCTACACCTACGCCGATTTCGCGAAACGCGCGCAGCAGCTGATGCACGCGCTCGACAAGCTCGACATCGGAGAAGGCGAGCGGGTCGCGACGCTGGCCTGGAACACCTACCGCCACCTCGAGTGCTACTTCGCGGTCCCGTGCACGGCGCGCGTGCTGCACACGCTGAACCTGCGCCTGCACGTCGAGGACCTCGCGTACATCATCGGCCACGCCGACGACCGCGTGATCTTCGCCGACCCCGACATGCTTCCGATCCTCGAGAAGATCGGAGACGGACTCGCGAAGGTCAAGCACATCATCGTGCTCGACGGAACCGTGCCGGAGACGACGCTCCCCGATGTGATCGCCTACGAGGACCTGATCGCCGACGAGTCCGACTCGTACGCGCCGAAGGACATCCCGGAATCGACGCCGCTCGGAATCTGCTACACGTCGGGCACGACCGGGCGGCCGAAGGGCGCCGTGTACACACACCGCTCGACGGTGCTGCACTCCTTCGCGGCCGCGTCGACGGGCGGGGTCGGGATCGGCCCACAGGAGTGCGTGCTCCCGATCGTCCCGATGTTCCACGCGAACGCCTGGGGGATGCCGCACGCCTCGACCATGGCCGGCGCGAAGCAGGTCTTCACCGGGCGGCACCTCGACGCCGCCTCGATCGTCGATCTGCTCGCCGGCGAGCGCGTCACGATCGCCGGCGGTGTTCCGACGATCTGGCTCGCGGTCGGCGACGAGCTCTCCAAGCGCGGCGTCACAGAGATGCCGGGCCTGAAGCACGTGGTGTGCGGTGGATCGCAGCCGCCGCGCGCGCTGATCGAACGGTACGAGCGCGAGTTCGGGATCAACATCATCCAGGCGTGGGGGATGACCGAGACGAACCCGCTCGCGTCGGTCTCGTGGCCGAAGGAGAAGATGCGCGACTGGCCCGCGGGAAGGCTCACCGACGCGGTCCGCACGCAGGCGGGGATCCCGGTCCCCGGGATCGACATCTCGATCCGCGACGACGAGGGGAACGAGGTCCCGGCCGACGGCGAGGCGATGGGCGAGCTGCTCGTGCGCGGGCCGTGGGTGATCGACTCCTACCTCTACAACGAGGACCCCGATCGGTTCACCGAGGACGGATGGTTCCGGACCGGCGACGTCGCGGTGCGCTCGGCGGAGGGCTACTTCGTGATCGCCGACCGCACCAAGGACCTGATCAAGTCGGGCGGCGAGTGGATCTCCTCGGTGGACATGGAAGGCCACATCATGGCGATGCCGGGGATACTGGAGGCGGCCGTGATCGCGATCCCCGACGAGAAGTGGCAGGAACGCCCGCTGGCCTGCGTCGTGCCGCGTCCCGGTGAGACGATCTCGCTCGAGGAGGTGCGCGACCACCTTGCCGGCCGGGGCTGGGCGAAGTGGCAGCTGCCCGACCGCATCGAGGTCATCGAGGCCGTCCCGAAGACGAGCGTCGGAAAGTTCGACAAGAAGGTCCTGCGCGTTCGGTTCGGCTGAGCGGAATACGGGTAACGGCCAGGACGTTAGGCTTGGTTCAGGCAGCACCCGTCCGGGAGGTTCGTCGTGGAAGTCAATGAGCTCGGCCACATCGTTCTCTACGTCCGCGACCTCGAGCGGTCACGCCACTTCTACCGCGACGTGCTCGGCTGGAACGAGGTCACCGAGCTGGGCGGGTTCGGCGCGATGTTCTCCTCGGGACGGACGCATCACGAACTGTTGCTGATCGAGGTCGGGCCCGACGCGACGCCGATCCCGTCGGGTCGGCGCGTGGGCATGTACCACTTCGGGCTGAAGGTCGGCACCACCGACGACGAACTCCGCGAGGCGTACGCGACCTTGCAGCGTGAAGGCGTCCCGGTGCTCGGCAGTGCGGACCACCACGTGACGCACAGCCTCTACATCGCCGACCCCGACGGCAACGAGATCGAGCTGTACATCGACGTCCAGCCCGAACGCTGGCGCGAAGACCCGACGGTCATCGCCGGAGCCCCGAAGCCGTTGCGCTTGTAGCTCTCGACCCTGCGATATGTTCTTGCTGCAGAGATCGACACTCATTGTCATCTATCGCAGCGAGAACTGGATAGGAGCCTCGCCCCGAAGGCAAGGAGATCTGAATTGGTCGACGTAATCGTCCACATCGACATCGCCCGGCCGCCCGGCGTGGTGGCGGCCTTCGCGATGGAGGCGGAGAACGACCCGCGGTGGATCGGCGGTATCTCCAGCGCCCGGCGCCTCACTCCCCCGCCCACCGGCGTGGGCACCCGCGTGGAGCGGATCGCCTCGTTCCGCGGCAAGCGCATCGAGTACGTGATGGACGTCGTCGAGCACGTCCCCGGCAAGCGCATCGTGCTCAAGACGGTCAAAGGCCCGTTCCCGATGGAGGTCACCTACGGGTTCGAGGACCGCGACAACGGCACGCGCGCCTACACCCGCGTCGCCGGCAACCCCCGCGGTTTCTACTGGCTTGCCGGCCCGCTCCTCGCCAGAGGCGTGAAGCGCAACGTCGGCCGCGACCTCAAGAATCTGAAGAAGCTACTCGAATCTCAGATCTAGAACGCCGGAATGATCGACTTCGCTTCGGTGTACTCCTCGAGGCCCTCGCGGCCGAACTCGCGGCCCATCCCCGAGTTCTTGAACCCGCCGAACGGCGCGATGAAGTCCATCAGGTAGCGGTTCACCGCGAGCGTGCCGGTCCGGATCCGCCGCGCGATGTCGATGGCGTGGTCGGAGTCCTTCGTCCACACGGACCCGGCCAGCCCGTAGTCGCTGTCGTTGGCGATCCGGATCGCGTCCTCTTCGTCCTCGTAGGGGATCACGACCAGCACCGGCCCGAAGATCTCTTCCTGCGCGATCCGCATGTCGTTCGAGACCCCGGCGAACAGCGTCGGCTGGACGTACCAGCCCTTGTCGAGCCCGCTCGGACGGCCGTTGCCGCCGACGACGACGCGCGCGCCCTCTTCCTGGCCGAGCGCGATGTACTTCTCAACCCGCTCCTGCTGGCGCTTCGCGACGAGCGGCCCGATGTCGGTCGCACGGTCGGCCGGGTCGCCGGTGTTGAGCGCGGACATCATCCCACCGACCGCGTCGACGACTTCGTCGTAGCGGCTCTTCGAGGCGAGCAGCCGCGTCTGCGCGATGCATGCCTGCCCGTTGTTCATCAGCGACGCGAACTTGAGGTCCTCCATCATCGCGCCGAGGTCGGCGTCGTCGAGGATGATCGCCGCCGACTTCCCGCCGAGCTCCAGCGAGAACCGCTTCAGCTGCTCGCCGCAGATCGCGCCGATCTTGCGACCGACCGCCGTCGAGCCGGTGAACGAGATCTTGTCGACGCCGGCGTGACGAACCAGGTACTCCCCCACCGCCGGGCCGCCGGGTACGATCGAGACGACGCCCTCGGGGACGCCGGCCTCGACGAGCCAATCGGCGACGACGTTCATGTCGATCGGCGTCTCGGGCGCCGGCTTGATCACGATCGTGCAGCCGGTGACGAGCGCCGGCGCGAGCTTGTTCATGACGTTGAACTGCGGCACGTTCCACGGCGCGACGGCGCCGACGACGCCGACCGGCTCACGCCGGACGATCACCGGCTCGCCGAGCATCCCGACGCGCGTCTCTTCCCAGTCGAACGTCTCCGCGATGCGGAGGAACGTGGTCAGCATCATCCACGGCGACGGCGCCTGCGCGAGCTCGGAGAAGGTGATCGGCGAGCCCATCTCCTCGGTGATCAGCGCGGCCAGCTCGCCCATCTTCGAGGCGTAGATCTCGGTGAAGCGCTGGACGATCGCACACCGCTCTTGCGGCGTCATGCGCGGCCAAGGTCCGTGGTCGAAGGCCTCGCGCGCGGCGGCGACTGCCCGGTCGATGTCCGCCTCGGTCCCGTCGGGAACGCGGGCCATGACCTCCTCGGTGTGGGGCGAGATCACGTCGATGGTTCCGGTGCCGGCCGGGTCGACCCACTTGCCGCCGATGAAGAGCTTGTCGAAGGTGCGCACGATGGTCCTCCTCGCCGAGGTTCGTCTCAGGACAGGGTACCGACCGGGGGGCCTCGCTGTCAGCGGCGCCTGGGGTTGATCGCCCAGGGGGCCGGGTCGCCCGAATCCTCGACGATGATCGCTCCGGTCGGACACGACGCGGCCGCGTGACGGAGGATCTCTTCCTCAACGGTCTCGGGATCGAGCACGTCGGCCTTCAGGAACTCGCGTTCGCGCCACCGGAAGGCCGTCGGGGCGAGGAAGATGCAGGTCCCGGCGCCGATGCATCGCTGGCGGTCGACCACGACCCGCAGCGTCACACGATCCCCTCTCGCAGAGCGGCGGTCGCGGCTTGGCCGCGGGTCGTCGCGCCGATCGCCTCGAAGATGCGCGCGACCTCCTCGGCGACCTCCTGCTCGTCCCTGCCTTCCGCCTGAGCGATCTCTTTGTTCGTCTGCCCCGCCATGACGCGGCGCAGCATCTCGACCTCGTCGAGGCTCAGCCCGGCGGGAACCGCCGCGCCGGAGGGCAGCATCCGAACCGCTTCGTCGCCACCGACCAGCGTCATCAGCTCGCTCATCAACGGGGTGCTGAGCCAGCGGGCACGGATCGAGTCGTCGGACGTCTGGAACAGCGCCATGACCACGTCGCCGCGCATCTGCATCCGGAACTCGGCGACGTGTGGGTCCTCGACATCGCTGGTTGCTCGCGCGACGAGCAGGCGCGGATCGGTGTGCAGGAAGGCGAAGAACTGCCGGATCCGCCGGAACTCCGCGATCGAAGCCAGCGCTTGCTCGAGGGCGGCCACGGCATCTCCGCGAGCGAGGGCGATCTGAGCGAGGGCGGCGTAGCCCTCCGCTTCGAACCACGCGTCCGAAGTGGGGAGCGCCTTCGCCATGCGCAGGGTTTCCTGTGCCCAGCCCTCGGCGCGCGCGAGCAGATCGGGATCTCCTTGATCGGCGCCCAGCCGCGCTCCATGGACCGCGAGCGACGCCAGTACCTCGGTTCGTCCCGCCGGCGAGCCGCGTTCGGTCGCCAACGACAACGCCCGCTCGAGATGCCGCTGCATGCCCGCCGCGTCGCCGTCCGCAGCGCGCACCATGCCGCGCCATGTGTCGAGCTGGCGGTCGGGCAGGGCGTCCAGCCTCGAAAGGGCCGCCGCTCCGGCCTTGTCGAGCCACGCGTCCGCCTCCGGTATCTGGTCCAGCATCGTGTAGGTGAGGGCGACGCCGCCCGCCGCGTAGAGCTCCAAAGCGCTGTTCCCCAGCGCGCGAGCGGCTTCGTACGCCTCCGTCCCGCGGATGAGCGCCAGGTCGAGCGGACCGTGCGAGCGCGCGTACACCTGGATCGAGAAGAGCATGTAGGCGTCGCTCTCAGCGCGTTCGCTCTCGCTCGTGAGCCGCTTCAGATTTCGCCGCAACAGGCGGATCTGCTCGATGCGGCCGGCGTGGCCGTGCCGGGTCTCTTCCAGGATGTTGGCGTACGCCAGCGCGATCAGGCTCGACATCAACCCCCGCTGGTCGCCCAGCCGCTCATACGCCTCGACCGCCTCGGTCAAGATCGCCCGGGTTTCTTCGAATCCTTCGCGGATCTCGGGGATCTCACGAGGATCCCCCGTGGGGTCGGCGAAGAGATCGGGGTTGTGCTCGAGCATCTCGAGCACGAACTTGCGGCCCTGTCCGAACCGGATCACGCCCTGCTCCCGCCGCACCGCAGCCCACATCGGCTCGTCGCCGAGCTGCGTGGCGAGCTCGAGCGCCCGGTCGTATGCCTCGCCGGCGGCGTCGACGTCCACCAAGCTCGTTTCGGGACTGAACGACTCGCCCATCGCGCGCTGCAGCTGCGCCTGCCCGAGCTCAAGGCACGCGCGCAGCTCGGCCCGCAGGTCCCCGCGCTCGACCGCCGTCGCCCTCGCGGCCAGCGCGATCTCGGCGGCGCGCTCGTAGTCCTCCGTCTGGCGCGTCGCGCTCGCGCGGCGGAGCGTCGCCTCGAGCTCGAGCGCGTCGTCGCCGAGCGCGCGGGCGAGCGCAGACATCTCGGCGAGCGTTGCGATCCGCTCCTCGGCCCGCCCGAGCGCCTCCAGCGCCTCATCCCGGAGCCGGAGCAACTCGGCGCGATCCTCCGGAGACTGGGCCGCGCCGCGCGCGAGGTCTGCGGCGCGAAGAGCCTCTTCGGGCGCGAAGGTCTTCAACGAGTCGCGCGCGGTCTGGATCGAGTAGCGGACGCCCTGATCCTGCTCGCCCGCCTCGAGGAAGTGGAACGCCAGGGTGGCGATGCAGATCGCGCCTTCGTCGAGCCCGGTCTCCAGCTTGCGCGCCAGCGCACCGTGGATCTTGCGCCGGCGCTGGCGCGGCACCTGGGCGATCAAGGCGGATCGGATCTCGTCGTGCGTGAAGGCGTAGTCGTTGGCCGAGCCTTCGGGCAGCTCGATGATCAGGTTGGCCTCGATCGCAGGCTCGAGAGCGTCGGCGAGCTGCATCACGCTCGGGCGCTCCTCGGCGTTGAAGGCCGCGAGGACGTCGCGAAGCTGGGAGAGCGGGAACCGGCGACCGATCACGGCCGCGTCCGAGACGATCTGCCGGGCCTCGGGTGCGAGCTGAGCGAGACGCCGCTCGATCAGGATCTGGACGTTCGGCGCCACCGTGGATCGCGCGGCCTGTGACAGCTCCAGTTGCCCGCCGACGACCTGCATCAACCCCGCGTCGCGGAACGAGCGCGCGAACTCGACGATGAAGAACGGCACGCCCTCGCCGCGGGCGTGCAGCGCGGCGGCAGCCTCCTGACTGACCGGCGTGCCGAGCAAGTGCCCGAGAAGCTCGGCGGTTTCGGCACGCGTCAGTCGCTCGAGCTTGGTCCGGCGGGCGAGCCCCATCCGTTCGAGGTCGGCGACGAGCGTCGTCGCCGCACCCACGCCGGGCCCGGAGTCGGGACGTTGCGCCAGCATGATGAAGATCGGGCTGCTCGACGAAGTACGGACGATGTAGCGGATGAGTTTCAGGCTGTCCTCGTCGGCCCATTGGAGGTCGTCGAAGAAGAGCGCGATCGGTTGCGACTCGGCGATCGTTCGGATCGCGACCGTGGCCACGTCGTACACGCGGAGCATCTGCTCGGCCGGCTGAAGTCCGGTCTCCACCTGTCCGCGTCCCGACACGACGTCGCGCGCGCGCTCGAGCACCTCTCTGGCCATCGCCCGGTCGGCGAGGGTCTGGATCGAAACCGAGGTGAGCAGCGTGCGCAAGATGAAGAACGGTCCGCGGAGTTCCTCGTCGCCGCCGACGATCACGGTTCCGAAGCCCCGCGCGAGCGCGCCCTCGAGGGCATCCTCGATGAGCCGCGTCTTCCCGATGCCGGCTTCGCCCTCGACGGCGAAGACCCGGATCTGTCCTTGGGTCACCGCTTCGAGGTCCTGCTCGATCGTGAGGCGCTCCGACGATCGCCCGACGATCGGAGCGTGGTCGGGGCGCACGTACGTCTCTTCCAGGACGCCGCGTGGTGCATCACGATCGGCTTCCGCGGTCGGCGCCGGAGCGACGGCCGGTGAGGCCGTCGCGGTTTCGGCACGCCACCCCACTTCGAACACACGCCATTGCGTCGGGAAGCCCTTGAGGCTGAACAGGCCGCGGTCCACGAAGCTGAAATCGCGCACCCCGGAGGTGAGGTCTTTGGTCACTTGCGAGACGAGGATCTGCCCGCCCTTCGCCTTCGCCGAGATGCGCGCCGCCGCGTTGACCGCGGTGCCGTACAACGTGCCCGACTCGCGGAGCACCTCACCGGTGTTCAGGCCGATACGGACCTTGATCATGTGGTTGGGCCCGGCCGAGTTGTGGACCTCGAAACATCGCTGGATCCCGATCGCGCACTCGATCGCCTTGCGCGCCGAGCCGAACGCGACCATGAACCCGTCGCCCATGAAAACGACCTCGCGCCCGCCGAAGAGGTCGATCTGCTCCCGAAGCATCTTCTCGTGGGTGCGCATGACCTCTTGCGCGACGTCGTCGCCTTCGCGCGTGCGGAGATCGGTCGAGCCCTCGACGTCGGAGAAAAGGACCGTGACGGTCCCTTCTGGGAGCTCCGACGGGGTGGGGTTGATGATGGGTTCGTTCACGGACACGAAGGTTACCGTCGCCGGGATACCTGGGCTACGGATGCCTCCATCCGGATGGACCGGCAGGCCACCTACGTGGGCTCGGAACGCTCGCGTACGGCATTATGGCCGCCGTGGCGTACCAGTGGTGGGTATTCCTTCATCTCGCGGGCGTGTTCGGGCTGCTCACGGCGCACGGCGTTTCGGTCGCCGTCGCGCTGCGTCTGCGGACCGAGCGGGATCCCGCTCGGGTCGCCGCGTTGCTCGAGCTCTCGGCCAGAACGGTTCCGGCGTTCTACATCTCGCTGGCCGTGCTGCTCGTCGGCGGGGTCGTTGCGACGTTCGTGGGCGACTTGTGGTCGTTCGGGTGGATATGGGCGGCCATCGGGACGCTTTTGGTCGTGACGCTGGCGATGATCTTCATGGCGCGCCCCTACTACCAGCGGGTCCGGTTCATCTCACGTGCCATGGCCGAAGGCTCGCAGGCCGTGAGCGCCGAGCAGTACGACGAGGTCCTGTCGGACCGGCGCCCGTTGACGGTGACCTGGATCGGGGTCGTCGGGCTCGTGTTGCTCCTGTATCTGATGGTCGTGAAGCCGACGCTCGGCATGGCGCCCGGCGCCGAGCCGGCGCCGAGCGGGACCGGGCCGGTCGTCACGCTTTCATCCGTGAGCAGCCGCTTCTCGCCGGCGACGCTCTCGGCTCCGGCCGGCACACCGTTCTCGCTCCGCTTCGAGAACGAGGACTCGGGGATCCCGCACAACGTCGCGATCTTCAGCGACTCTTCGGCGTCGCGGTCGCTGTTCGTCGGGGCGACGTTCGCCGGGCCGGCAACCCGCAACTACGCGGTGCCGACGCTCGAAGCCGGTACCTACTTCTTCCGCTGCGACGTGCATGCGACGACGATGACCGGATCGCTCGAGGTGGGATGAGCCATGGGATACCGCACGATCGTCGTAGGCACGGACGGCTCCGAAACGTCCATGCTCGCCATGGAGAAGGCCGCGCGGCTCGCGAAGCAGGTGGAGGGCAAGCTGCTCGTCGTGTGCGCGACGGCGCCGGTCGGCCTGCACGACTACCGCGCGAAGGAGATCCTGACCGACGCTGCGTACGCGCTCGAGGCGTGGGGCGTCCAGGGCGAGACGATGTTCCGTGAGGGCCACCCCGACAAGGTCCTGCTCGACATCGCCGCGGAGCGGGACGCCGATCTCATCGTGATCGGCAACATCGGCGTCGGCAAAGCGAAGCGGTTCCGGATCGGGCCGATCCCCGAGCGTGTGGCGAGTGCGGCGCCGTGCGACGTGCTCATCGTGTACACGACCGACCTGAAATCGGAAGAAGGGCAGCAGCTCTACCATCGCATCCTCGTCGGCACCGACGGCTCCGCGACGGCGACCGAGGCCATCCGGAAGGCGTTCGATCTCGGCATGACCTTCATGCTCGGAGTGACCCTGTTGTACGCGGCCGGCGACCGGATCATCGGCGCGATCGTTCTCGAGCAAGCGGCGAAAGCGAAGCATCGGACGCTGAAGGTCGATACACAGCTCGTCGACGGCGATCCGGCCGACGCGATCCGCGAGACCGCCGAGAAGGAAGGCTGCGACCTGATCGTGGTCGGCAACCGCGGCATGACCGGAGTGCGCCGCCACCTGCTGGGCTCCGTGCCGACGAAGGTGATCCATTCCGCACCGACCGACGTCTTGATCGCCAAGACCGTCGACCGCACCGTGGAAGACCTCGCGCCGGGGACGGGCGGGCTCGTCGACGTCGACGGGCGCAAGCTCGCCGTCTACAAGGGCGAGGACGGGAACACCGTCGCGCTGTCTCCGCGCTGCACCCATCTCGGGTGCACGGTCGACTGGAACGCAACGGCAGTCACCTGGGATTGCCCCTGCCACGGGTCGCGCTTCTCGAAAGAGGGCGACGTGGTGCAGGGCCCGGCGAAGACGCCCCTGGAACGCGAAGCGCTCTAGGCGTTCGCCGCCTCGGACGGTTGCTCCGCTGGACGCCGTCCGGCCGCGAGATCGCGCAGCTTCGTGTGGAGCAGCCTCGTCTCGAGCAGGTTGCGGATCCGGAGCACGACCTCGTCGTGATCGAACGGCTTCTCGAGGAAGTCCTTGGCGCCGAGCTCGAGCGCGCGGTGCCGGTGCTCGGGGTTGACGTCGGCGGTGAGGAAAACGATCGGCACCACGTCGTCTTCTTCCATCATGTCGTGCATCTTCCGCATCACGGTGAACCCGTCGATCGGGAACATCATGAGGTCGAGCAGGACGATGTCCGGCGACACCCGCTCGAAGGCCGCGAGCGCCTCGCGCGGGTCGGTGTAGCCGGTGATGTTCGTGAACCCGGCGTCGGTGAGGATGTAGCGGAGGAGCCGGATATGGATCTCCTGATCGTCGACGATCAGGATGCGCGCCCCCGACGGGTTGATGGCCACAGCAACTCCCCTCCACGGTCGGCTCGGGTACGGCCGCACACATGGCGGAGGACCGGCGCTCCGGCCGGGCGCTGATCGCGCCACTCATCACCGGACGACGCTCATCGTACGGTGGCGCGCCACGCTTTGGAAGTCCCAGCCCGGAACATCCCTTTCGCGGTGATGGGGCGCGACGTGCGTAGACTTCCGCGGCGATGCCTCCCCGCGCGAAGCGGCTCTGGATCCCCCCGGTCTGGCTCGTCCGGCCGGCGGTGAGGTTCCGGAACGCGCTGGGACGGCTGCACGGCCGCATGGTTCCGCCGCCGCTACTGGTCATGGAACGCATGAACGGGATGGTCGAAGCGAAGATGATCTCGCTCATCGCCGAGCTCGCGATCCCCGATCGCCTCGCCGGCGGGCCGCGCACGGCCGGGGACCTCGCCGGTGAGGCCGGTGTCGACGCCGACGCGCTCGACAGGGCCCTGGCATTCATGGTTTCGCGCGGGCTCCTCGGCCGGAAACGCGACGGTCGGTTCACGAACAACCCGTTCTCCGACACGCTTCGCTCGGACCATCCGCAGTCGATGCGTGGATGGGCCCGCTTCTTCGCGAGCGAATGGCATTGGGAGATGTGGAACCACGCCGGCCACTCGCTCGAGACCGGCGGAAGCGCCGCCGTGCCGGCGTTCGGCGCCGGCTTCTGGGAGTACCTGGGCTCGAAGAATCCGGAGGCCGGCGCGACGTTCAACCGTGCGCTGGCCGGCACCTCGCGGATCGCCGGGCCGATCCTCGCGAAGGGCTACGCCTTCTCGGGGGTGCGACGCTTGTGCGACGTCGGCGGCGGGACCGGCGGCATGCTCGCGGAGGTGCTGGAACGCCACCCGTCGATGCGCGGCGTGCTGTTCGATCTTCCCGAGGTCGTCGAGCAGGCGCGGCCGGCGCTCGCGGAGCAAGGCCTGCTCGATCGAGCGGAGATCGTCGCCGGAAG
The sequence above is drawn from the Actinomycetota bacterium genome and encodes:
- a CDS encoding methyltransferase — its product is MPPRAKRLWIPPVWLVRPAVRFRNALGRLHGRMVPPPLLVMERMNGMVEAKMISLIAELAIPDRLAGGPRTAGDLAGEAGVDADALDRALAFMVSRGLLGRKRDGRFTNNPFSDTLRSDHPQSMRGWARFFASEWHWEMWNHAGHSLETGGSAAVPAFGAGFWEYLGSKNPEAGATFNRALAGTSRIAGPILAKGYAFSGVRRLCDVGGGTGGMLAEVLERHPSMRGVLFDLPEVVEQARPALAEQGLLDRAEIVAGSFFDSVPEGCDAYMLQAIIHDWDDESCVTILSNCRKAMAPGARILVIENVLGPAPSSADQFARSFDLVMLVTSGLGRERSKAQFESLFARAGLRIRRDVTLPSLFHVLELQADHST
- a CDS encoding universal stress protein produces the protein MGYRTIVVGTDGSETSMLAMEKAARLAKQVEGKLLVVCATAPVGLHDYRAKEILTDAAYALEAWGVQGETMFREGHPDKVLLDIAAERDADLIVIGNIGVGKAKRFRIGPIPERVASAAPCDVLIVYTTDLKSEEGQQLYHRILVGTDGSATATEAIRKAFDLGMTFMLGVTLLYAAGDRIIGAIVLEQAAKAKHRTLKVDTQLVDGDPADAIRETAEKEGCDLIVVGNRGMTGVRRHLLGSVPTKVIHSAPTDVLIAKTVDRTVEDLAPGTGGLVDVDGRKLAVYKGEDGNTVALSPRCTHLGCTVDWNATAVTWDCPCHGSRFSKEGDVVQGPAKTPLEREAL
- a CDS encoding response regulator, whose product is MAINPSGARILIVDDQEIHIRLLRYILTDAGFTNITGYTDPREALAAFERVSPDIVLLDLMMFPIDGFTVMRKMHDMMEEDDVVPIVFLTADVNPEHRHRALELGAKDFLEKPFDHDEVVLRIRNLLETRLLHTKLRDLAAGRRPAEQPSEAANA
- a CDS encoding cupredoxin domain-containing protein, translated to MAAVAYQWWVFLHLAGVFGLLTAHGVSVAVALRLRTERDPARVAALLELSARTVPAFYISLAVLLVGGVVATFVGDLWSFGWIWAAIGTLLVVTLAMIFMARPYYQRVRFISRAMAEGSQAVSAEQYDEVLSDRRPLTVTWIGVVGLVLLLYLMVVKPTLGMAPGAEPAPSGTGPVVTLSSVSSRFSPATLSAPAGTPFSLRFENEDSGIPHNVAIFSDSSASRSLFVGATFAGPATRNYAVPTLEAGTYFFRCDVHATTMTGSLEVG